GCTATAAAAGATTTACTCCATAAAAATGGAGTTTTAATTGCAAATGGTGATGATCCAATTATCAGCAGACTTACCCCTAAATTTGACCAGGAAGTAATTTACTATGGCTTTGACAAACCCCGGGAAATAGTAAATGGAGGTAAAACCTACTATCACAAACATAACATTGATTATGATATTTTAGCGGAAAATGTGGAACTTAAGGGACTGTATGGTTCTGAATTTACCCTTAAAACTGGAAGAATACCCACTGTAATCTGTAAAAACTGCGGTAAAATGTGCTGTAGCTGCGGTAACTTTGAAAGAAAGTACACAGGACCAGTGAATATGAGGATAAATCTTAAAGTGCCGGGTTCATGTAACATAGAAAATGCGATGGCCACATTTGCTGCGGATCTGGTTCTTGGTTTTGATCCAGAAAATATTAAAGATAGAATTGAAAAATTTCCAGGTGTAAGTGGCAGATTTGAAAAAATTGACATTGTTAATCACATTAACATATTCATGGACGCTGCTCACAATCCTGATGCAATGGAACATCTCCTGGATGGTTTAAATCCTGGAGGAAAACTTATAATATCTGTGGATAATCCTGACACCTTTACAGTACGTGATAAATTTAAAATATGGGAAATACTTGGAAAATATGCAGATGTAGTTATTGCAAGTGCGAAAAATGAAACAACAGAAGAAACAGATATCGATACTGCAAAAACAGTGGTTGAAGGTGCAAGTAACTTAGAATCTTACTGGACCACTAAAGTGTCTGATTCAATTTTAAAAGCATTGCAAATTGCAAATAAAGGAGATACTATAATTCATATAGGTCCTGGAGTCGTAAATGCATACGAAAATGTGAAATCAGAGATATATGAAGGTATAGACATGTTTAAAAAGCTGATCCCCCTCAAACTAACTTAAAAAAGAGAGCTGATTATTATGAAAGTGCATGGATCTAAAATCGTGGTTATCGGTGGTTGCGGAACTGCCGGCAGTTTGATGGCAAGGGTTTTAAAAGATAATGGTGCAGATGTGACAGTTTCTGACCTTCTAACCCAGAGCCCACAAATAAAGACACTTAAAAAAGAAGGAATAAAACTCAGCCTTGGGGGGCATGATGAAGAAATATTGAAAAATACAGATATAATTGCAGTGGCCCCCAGCCTGCTTAAAAATTCCAGATTAATGGAAAAAATAAGAAATACTACTGACGCAGATATAATAAGTGTGGATGAAATTTTAAGATTTTGTGAGGTTAATAAGCCTGTTGTGGCAGTAACCGGGACAAACGGAAAGACTACCACTACCTGGATGCTTAAAAACATTTTAAAGCAGGCAGGACATAAAGTTCCAGAACATGAAATGAATATTCAGGGTAATAATGAACTAATTCCACCATTACAGGCCCGACTGAATGGTGATACTGCTGTTTTAGAGATAGGTACTTCTGGTAAGCCTGATGAAATAAAAAAATCTGCAATAAACTCCAAAGTAAATATAGGAGTAATGACCAACATATCCCAGGACCATTTAAATAATTCCGGGAATTTTTCAAATTACATTGAATGTGAAAGCGAAATTGTAGAAGTCGCTGATTTATTAGTTTTAAATTCTGATGATCCACTAATTGCATGCCTTGGATTGGATAAAAAGCTGGATAATAGCTTATTTTATGGAATTGAACATATAGATATGGACATCGATGCATATCCTGAAATAAGAAAATGTCCTCTCTGCCATATGGATCTTGAGTATCAACTTCATTACCTGGGTCATCTTGGTATTTATGAATGTTCATGTGGATTTAAGCGCCCTGAACCTCATGTAAAAGCTTATGATATCACAGGCAACCAGTTTACACTGGTTATGGATTCAAATGAGGCAAAAGTTAAATTAAAAAACAGAGGAATTCACAATGTCTACAATGCCCTTGCAGCAGCATGCGGAGCAAGGCAACTGAATGTTGATTTTGAAGATATTATAAAAGGTATTGAAAGTTTTGAGGGAGTAAAAGGTAGATTTCAGGAAATAGATATTGGAAATAGAGTAATAATTGATTATGCTCATAATCCTGCAGGTGTTACTGCTATAATTCAAGCAATGGCTCCCGAAAAATCTGAAAAATCAAAACTGATCGTTGTTAACACCATTTCCTCAGAAAGTGGAATTGATGGAGATATGGAAATCGCAAAAAT
The sequence above is a segment of the Methanobacterium sp. genome. Coding sequences within it:
- a CDS encoding Mur ligase family protein, whose translation is MKVHGSKIVVIGGCGTAGSLMARVLKDNGADVTVSDLLTQSPQIKTLKKEGIKLSLGGHDEEILKNTDIIAVAPSLLKNSRLMEKIRNTTDADIISVDEILRFCEVNKPVVAVTGTNGKTTTTWMLKNILKQAGHKVPEHEMNIQGNNELIPPLQARLNGDTAVLEIGTSGKPDEIKKSAINSKVNIGVMTNISQDHLNNSGNFSNYIECESEIVEVADLLVLNSDDPLIACLGLDKKLDNSLFYGIEHIDMDIDAYPEIRKCPLCHMDLEYQLHYLGHLGIYECSCGFKRPEPHVKAYDITGNQFTLVMDSNEAKVKLKNRGIHNVYNALAAACGARQLNVDFEDIIKGIESFEGVKGRFQEIDIGNRVIIDYAHNPAGVTAIIQAMAPEKSEKSKLIVVNTISSESGIDGDMEIAKILKNADIIIAASNASRITLKRMKFDTPVIFTNSSKKSSKKGTLGANKEQVEEGISQAISIAKKDDIILVIGEGGMKYSTGILEKFKN